A genomic window from Henningerozyma blattae CBS 6284 chromosome 3, complete genome includes:
- the DOT6 gene encoding Dot6p (similar to Saccharomyces cerevisiae YBL054W and DOT6 (YER088C); ancestral locus Anc_7.372) — protein sequence MAVQNLGPPSISEGSFTDSASPILSVSPVDSPHDATPIIPIKHASSVSTTTSKAATTSVSSSSTTSASVKTTLKNSSSWDPKDDLLLRHLKEVKKLGWKEIATYFDNRTSNACQFRWRRLKSGNLKTNKTVSIKDIDKVFSDLNSDMNTSKDRNSSIVSTTSKLKKQDSSLLESSTNNDKKSSILGASNISDSKQLLLSSSNNRESNINTNNDQSSASHIISNSRLTSGFMKPRSASSSHLGPGPYPNKSHISNSNMNMFSANYDINNTITKNSDISNNINNKNNNNNNNNNLTHTTKSLNQSNTATINGKNVFQPHHNNNANNILSNNKPSSSINNNNNNTNNNNNNNTIKSSAIMNSLPPDTENVGLIPKIVIRSRRASSVIPSSTSIASSFSGTKSRKNSFSTRSRRSSFNVSTGNSFANTSSFTSSLTPIATPVANRRRSSLISPGSFPHAHVHSHQYTHSYQHLTPSFSNNPSSNYYSNSNSNSYNTSNYNTNNNNSFDYNALSSADSTRRNSVSNRSASSVSNTPSNFSNMKTSRPPIFVDMNTTPSTTHENLNNRRRNSYYPIESTSHWTNEEVNLITQHKKRGLSITELSILLPTKSENDIKDHLNMHSDSKLSISDEIQVIEEYKQQNSYHSTSAIKDTSIDEDTDLEDEDSHLENHTTSGNVNQPISDKTAKSTNVLNPIYSNSKINLDIHNETMNTNKADETTANDNSIYDFSEDNSTTPNVSRSLTPNTPSNVLSNVSSNSTSTYVSNSNPTTKSNNSQSKIKNINFQNNNQAGSTAESPSKSNNTQLN from the coding sequence ATGGCAGTTCAAAATCTTGGTCCTCCATCCATTTCAGAAGGTTCATTTACTGATAGTGCTAGTCCTATATTATCAGTTTCACCGGTGGATTCTCCTCATGACGCAACTCCAATTATCCCCATTAAGCACGCGTCAAGTGTATCAACCACTACTAGTAAAGCTGCTACTACGTCagtatcatcatcatcaaccACATCTGCTTCTGTGAAGACcactttgaaaaattcatcatcttgGGACCCCaaagatgatttattattacgcCATTTGAAAgaagtgaaaaaattggGTTGGAAAGAAATTGCTacatattttgataatagaACTTCTAATGCCTGTCAATTTAGATGGAGAAGATTAAAGTCAGGGAATTTGAAAACTAATAAAACTGTTAgtattaaagatattgataaaGTTTTTTCTGATTTAAATTCCGATATGAACACTTCTAAAGATAGAAATTCCTCTATAGTGTCTACCACgtcaaaattgaaaaaacaagattcatctttattagaatcatctacaaataatgataagaAATCTTCAATTCTAGGAGCTTCTAATATTTCTGATTCAAAACAATTATTGTTATCTTCATCCAATAACCGAGAgagtaatattaatacaaacAATGATCAATCTTCTGCTTCAcatattatttcaaatagtAGATTAACATCTGGATTTATGAAGCCTAGATCGGCTTCTTCTAGTCATCTTGGCCCAGGCCCTTATCCTAATAAGTCACATATTTCCAACTCAAACATGAATATGTTTAGTGCTAattatgatattaataatactattacTAAGAATAGTGATATtagcaataatattaataataaaaacaacaacaataataataacaataatctTACTCATACTACTAAAAGTTTAAATCAATCTAATACTGCCACTATTAATGGTAAAAACGTTTTTCAACCtcatcataataataatgctaataatattctttcaaataataaaccttcttcatctattaataataataataataatactaataataataataataataatactataaaATCAAGTGCAATAATGAATTCTCTACCACCTGATACTGAAAATGTTGGCCTAATTCCGAAAATAGTTATAAGATCAAGAAGAGCTTCCTCAGTTATTCCATCATCTACATCTATTGCATCTTCATTCAGTGGTACAAAATCTCGCAAGAATTCTTTCTCTACTAGATCAAGAAGATCCTCTTTTAACGTTTCTACTGGTAATTCATTTGCAAATACTTCTTCATTTACCTCAAGCTTAACTCCAATAGCTACGCCTGTTGCAAACCGAAGAAGATCATCATTGATTTCACCTGGTTCTTTCCCTCATGCTCATGTCCATTCACATCAGTATACTCATTCATACCAACATTTAACTCCATCCTTTAGTAATAATCCATCATCTAATTATTACAGTAACAGCAACAGTAATAGTTATAATACATCTAAttataatactaataataataattcttttgattATAATGCATTATCAAGCGCTGACTCCACCAGAAGAAATTCTGTCAGCAATAGATCAGCTTCTTCAGTATCAAATACACCatctaatttttccaaCATGAAAACTAGTAGACCTCCTATATTTGTTGATATGAATACCACACCCTCAACTACTCATGAAAACTTAAATAATAGACGAAGAAATAGTTATTATCCAATTGAATCTACAAGTCATTGGACCAATGAAGAAGTTAATTTAATCACTCAACATAAAAAGAGAGGATTATCCATTActgaattatcaattttacTACCTACTAAATCAGAAAATGATATCAAggatcatttaaatatgcATTCTGattctaaattatctaTATCGGATGAAATTCAAGTGattgaagaatataaaCAACAAAATAGTTATCATTCTACAAGTGCTATCAAAGATACATCTATTGATGAAGATACAGAtttagaagatgaagattcTCATTTAGAAAATCATACTACCAGTGGTAATGTTAATCAACCGATTTCTGATAAAACTGCTAAATCGACCAATGTTTTGAATCCGATTTATTCTAATTCCAAGATTAATCTTGATATTCATAATGAAACAATGAACACTAATAAAGCCGATGAAACTACAGCTAATGATAATAGTATATATGATTTTAGTGAAGATAATAGTACCACACCCAATGTATCAAGGAGTTTAACACCAAACACACCAAGTAACGTGTTATCTAATGTATCTAGTAATTCTACTTCTACTTATGTCTCAAATTCGAATCCTACAACTAAATCGAATAATTCTCAATCcaagattaaaaatattaatttccaaaataataatcaagcTGGGAGCACTGCTGAATCACCTTccaaatctaataatactcaattgaattag
- the HCR1 gene encoding translation initiation factor eIF3 core subunit j (similar to Saccharomyces cerevisiae HCR1 (YLR192C); ancestral locus Anc_7.363), whose product MFNGATDAGADDAVLMDSWDADEQLMESWDAEEKPVGTKPIPAAKKAPAKATTNKKKTDKKASNDKVLMEIDTLDEKTRKELLKKAELESDLNNAADLFAGLGVAEEHPKAKLLRREQEESLLMQRASLTKDTPIENHPLFVQAETKTDYQELRKALGVAVTSMNEKSSLNYTSSLAIDLIRDVAKPLSIESIRQTVATLNALIKEKERQERQSRLARVKGGTATGGAGKKKTKTKVNLGGAFKKNEDLDMSNMDDFDFGDDDFM is encoded by the coding sequence ATGTTTAATGGCGCCACCGATGCAGGTGCAGATGATGCTGTGTTAATGGATTCCTGGGATGCTGATGAACAATTGATGGAATCTTGGGATGCTGAAGAAAAACCAGTTGGAACCAAGCCAATTCCTGCTGCAAAGAAAGCTCCTGCTAAAGCCACTACCAATAAGAAGAAAACCGATAAGAAAGCTTCCAATGATAAAGTTTTGATGGAAATTGATACTTTGGATGAAAAGACTcgtaaagaattattaaagaaagcAGAATTGGAATCTGATTTAAACAATGCAGCTGATTTATTTGCCGGGTTAGGTGTTGCTGAAGAACATCCAAAGGCCAAATTATTGAGAAGAGAACAAGAAGAATCTCTTTTGATGCAAAGAGCCTCATTAACTAAGGATACACCAATTGAAAACCATCCATTGTTCGTTCAAGCTGAAACTAAAACTGATTATCAAGAATTGAGAAAGGCTCTTGGTGTTGCTGTCACATCTAtgaatgaaaaatcttcattaaattatacatCCTCATTAGCCATTGATTTGATTAGAGATGTAGCTAAACCATTATCTATTGAATCTATTAGACAAACTGTGGCTACTTTAAATGCATTGATTAAAGAGAAGGAAAGACAAGAAAGACAATCTCGTCTAGCCAGAGTTAAAGGTGGTACTGCCACTGGTGGTGCTGGTAAGAAGAAGACCAAGACTAAAGTCAATTTGGGTGGTGCCTTTAAGAAGAATGAAGATCTTGATATGAGCAACATGGATGATTTCGACTTTGGCGATGATGATTTTATGTAA
- the TBLA0C05040 gene encoding DUF3602 domain-containing protein (similar to Saccharomyces cerevisiae YDL173W; ancestral locus Anc_7.362) encodes MHAKMDTPTAHQYVYIGRGGAGNIHKTDSKISPKLVPQGSQTPNILHPVFSTGRGGAGNMRKNVDPKLTRIAQDVGDAVIIPEDSVTVFASPCSSDSDSDDEDIIDDSYYNVDDDSFVSDTTLNSHDHLEKNKSISRIKSIVSDSKVLDKPNHHRNHKIQKTLTSTKDSSKSPPPPPHYPFQQRPVRIGRGGAGNLLSPTTSNNKSVTSNSSNSKSKNWLSSIFHSYNYFVKVHCVTPLLIH; translated from the coding sequence ATGCACGCTAAGATGGATACACCAACAGCTCACCAATACGTCTACATTGGTAGAGGTGGTGCTGGCAATATTCACAAGACAGATTCCAAAATTTCTCCAAAATTGGTCCCACAAGGCTCACAGactccaaatattttacatcCTGTTTTCAGTACTGGTAGAGGTGGTGCTGGTAATATGAGGAAAAATGTAGATCCAAAATTAACTAGAATTGCTCAAGATGTAGGTGATGCTGTAATTATTCCTGAAGATTCTGTTACCGTCTTTGCATCACCATGTTCTAGTGATAGTGAtagtgatgatgaagatataaTAGATGATTCATATTACAATGTGGATGATGATTCTTTCGTTAGTGACACGACACTTAATAGTCATGATCacttagaaaaaaataaatctatttctagaattaaatcaatCGTAAGCGATTCGAAAGTTCTAGATAAACCAAATCATCACCGCAATCATAAGATACAGAAGACACTCACTTCAACAAAGGATTCCTCTAAATCTCCACCGCCTCCACCTCATTACCCTTTCCAACAGAGACCGGTTAGAATTGGAAGAGGTGGTGCaggaaatttattatcaccaactacaagtaataataaatctgtGACATCTAATTCTTCCAATTCTAAGAGTAAAAATTGGttatc
- the SBH2 gene encoding Arf family guanine nucleotide exchange factor SBH2 (similar to Saccharomyces cerevisiae SBH2 (YER019C-A) and SBH1 (YER087C-B); ancestral locus Anc_7.369) has protein sequence MASTPPGGHKTLQKRKFAQQARDRATKQRPTSSRQAGFGGSSAAVLKIATDDSSTSSLRVDPLVILFMSVGFIFSVIVLHVLAKMAAKSVE, from the coding sequence ATGGCTTCTACACCTCCAGGTGGTCATAAGACCTTACAAAAGAGAAAATTTGCTCAACAAGCCCGTGATCGTGCTACCAAACAAAGACCTACTTCTTCAAGACAAGCAGGGTTCGGTGGCTCTTCTGCTGCAGTTTTAAAAATCGCTACTGATGATTCTTCAACCTCTTCTTTAAGAGTAGACCCATTGGTTATTTTATTCATGTCCGTTGGTTTCATCTTCTCGGTCATCGTATTGCATGTATTGGCAAAGATGGCTGCTAAATCCGTtgagtaa
- the SAS3 gene encoding histone acetyltransferase (similar to Saccharomyces cerevisiae SAS3 (YBL052C); ancestral locus Anc_7.371), which yields MTPLPRFLRNLQIDDNVHSGIAAAVLRDPDARPAKRPRHVTATPQPSKSPDVLVPQQLPEHVHSLNPELADTPSAENAGDSRYNTWRLPQSRAEADALSDYVLFPRTIARSHSLGKDYNPNVVGLKYDPHVFFNFHRLARVRPKQREIEERQRLSDKSRDAKHHVTHHVPRTIPSRADRRRFRRLLTDSLPASNVNTNVPLTNIDNPITNISEFTSSDGIQYVYLDDREIKTWFRSPFPPHLNRNKLLFVCQHCLRYTGSRYAHTRHRVKCPVTFPPGNEVYRDGILSIWEVDGREQVRYCRALCLLARLFLHSKTLYYDVEPFIFYVLTERAADGKCRLVGYFSQEKLSAADYNLSCILVLPTYQRRGYGHFLIDFSYLLSRRSFKWGTPEKPLSDLGLLSYRSFWTLKVCQTLQMLKPLAERADDGDDFNITLELLANLTGMLPVDIVFGLEQLQLLYHKPTSHKYSIRINDWQIIDSIVDRWNAKGYATLDPTKLLWKPMIFGPSCGVNAVGTIETSSVSTPANPNIFVNKPTSPDPFKKSIEMLVNFMQDDLADPRTMERSTLDTLINNPIITTSEFYHPGEWKLCFIQPQLNHKDLQLSRKRYKSKRQLIDEEDGLLHTDDDTSSLTDVNIDSNI from the coding sequence ATGACTCCATTGCCTCGTTTCCTACGAAACCTCCAGATTGATGATAATGTTCACTCTGGAATTGCAGCTGCCGTGCTTCGTGATCCCGATGCTCGTCCGGCTAAGCGCCCACGCCACGTGACAGCCACTCCACAGCCGTCGAAGTCACCTGACGTACTGGTGCCACAGCAATTGCCAGAGCACGTGCACTCTTTAAATCCAGAATTAGCAGATACGCCATCAGCAGAAAACGCTGGCGATTCTCGCTATAACACCTGGCGACTGCCTCAGTCACGTGCAGAGGCTGACGCGTTGAGCGACTATGTACTATTTCCACGTACGATTGCAAGATCTCATTCATTGGGTAAGGATTATAATCCAAATGTAGTAGGATTGAAGTATGATCCTCATGtgttttttaatttccatCGTTTGGCACGTGTGCGACCAAAACAACgagaaattgaagaaagaCAGAGATTGAGTGATAAGTCACGTGATGCAAAGCATCACGTGACACATCATGTGCCACGAACTATTCCGTCACGTGCCGACCGTCGGCGATTCCGTCGTCTTCTAACAGATTCCTTACCTGCTTCTAATGTTAATACTAATGTTCCTCTTACGAATATTGATAATccaattacaaatatttctGAATTCACTTCTTCTGATGGCATTCAATACGTTTATTTAGATGATCGTGAGATTAAAACTTGGTTCCGTTCACCTTTCCCACCTCATCTTAATcgtaataaattattatttgtttgtcAACATTGTTTACGGTATACTGGTTCCCGTTATGCTCATACACGGCATCGTGTGAAATGTCCAGTAACTTTTCCTCCAGGAAATGAAGTTTATCGTGATGGTATTCTTTCCATATGGGAAGTAGATGGTCGTGAACAAGTACGTTATTGCAGAGCACTTTGTCTCTTGGCTAGACTTTTCTTACATTCCAAGACTTTATATTATGATGTGGAAccctttatattttatgtTTTAACTGAAAGAGCCGCCGATGGCAAATGTCGACTGGTAGGCTATTTTTcacaagaaaaattaagtGCTGctgattataatttaagTTGTATCTTGGTATTACCCACTTATCAACGACGTGGATATGGccattttttaattgatttttcatATCTATTATCTCGTCGTTCATTCAAATGGGGGACACCAGAGAAACCCTTGTCTGATTTAGGTTTACTCTCATATCGTAGCTTTTGGACTCTTAAAGTATGTCAGACTTTACAAATGTTAAAACCTTTAGCAGAACGTGCTGATGATGGTGATGATTTCAATATCACTTTGGAATTATTAGCGAACCTTACTGGTATGCTTCCAGTAGATATAGTATTTGGATTAGAACAATTACAACTTTTGTATCATAAACCCACGTCTCATAAATATTCCATTCGAATTAATGATTGGCAAATTATAGATTCCATTGTCGATCGTTGGAACGCTAAGGGGTATGCTACGTTGGATCCAACAAAATTGTTATGGAAACCAATGATTTTTGGTCCCTCGTGTGGTGTTAATGCTGTGGGGACTATTGAAACAAGTTCTGTAAGCACACCTGCAAACCCAAACATCTTTGTCAATAAACCTACAAGTCCCGACCCTTTCAAAAAATCTATTGAAATGTTGGTCAATTTCATGCAAGATGATCTTGCAGATCCTCGTACAATGGAACGTTCTACTTTGGACACCctaataaataatccaatTATAACAACTTCAGAATTTTATCATCCAGGTGAATGGAAATTATGTTTTATTCAGCCACAGTTAAATCACAAGGACTTACAATTATCAAGGAAAAGGtataaatcaaaaagaCAATTAATAGATGAGGAAGATGGGTTACTTCATACAGATGATGATACTTCTAGTTTGACCGATGTAAATAtagattcaaatatataa
- the ILV1 gene encoding threonine ammonia-lyase ILV1 (similar to Saccharomyces cerevisiae ILV1 (YER086W); ancestral locus Anc_7.367) produces the protein MSKTLRVSRQWCSLKSPLHLHLQLRTVHNDTKLSTNLQKLHSQLKKDELLDDKTPDYVRLILRSSVYEVINESPMTKGIGLSSKLNSQIQLKREDLLPVFSFKMRGAYNMVAKLDETQRKQGVIACSAGNHAQGVAYAAKHLGIPATIVMPVSTPSIKYENVSRLGSQVVLYGNDFDSSKGECERLCEERGLVNIPPFDHPYVIAGQGTVAMEILRQVKNSAKIGAVFVPVGGGGLVAGIGAYLKRIAPHIKIVGVETYDAATLKTSLDNGKRTELNTVGTFADGTAVKMIGEETFRVSKDVVDEIVLVNTDELCAAVKDIFEDTRSIVEPSGALSVAGLKKYVQHLHPEIDHSKQIYVPILSGANMNFDRLRFVSERAVLGEGKEVFFLVTIPDTPGSFKQLQKIIHPRAVTEFSYRYNEHRPEINSDATKEQVPNAYIYTSFNVVDREREVPEILSKLKAIGFDAIDISDNEMAKSHGRYLVGGASKVPNERIVSFEFPERPGALTNFLDHLSESWNLTLFHYRNHGSDVGKILTGISVPETDEAEFQKFLDDLGYRYGIETDNIVFQKLLKF, from the coding sequence atgtCAAAGACTCTTCGGGTGTCTAGACAATGGTGTTCTTTGAAATCACCTTTGCATCTTCATTTACAATTACGTACTGTTCATAATGATACCAAGCTATCTACAAATCTACAAAAATTACATtctcaattgaaaaaagatgaaCTACTAGATGATAAAACCCCTGATTATGTTCGGTTGATCTTACGATCTTCAGTTTATGAAGTTATCAATGAATCTCCAATGACTAAAGGTATCGGATTATCTTCCAAATTGAATTctcaaattcaattgaaaagagAAGATTTACTACCTGTCTTTTCATTTAAGATGCGTGGTGCTTATAATATGGTTGCTAAGTTAGACGAAACACAAAGGAAACAAGGCGTCATTGCTTGTTCTGCTGGTAATCATGCTCAAGGTGTAGCTTATGCTGCAAAACATCTTGGTATCCCAGCTACTATTGTGATGCCAGTCTCTACACCTTCtattaaatatgaaaaCGTCTCTAGATTAGGTTCTCAAGTGGTTCTGTATGGTAATGATTTTGATTCCTCTAAGGGTGAATGTGAAAGACTTTGTGAAGAAAGAGGGTTGGTCAATATTCCACCATTTGATCATCCTTATGTTATTGCTGGTCAAGGTACTGTGGCTATGGAAATCTTAAGACAAGTAAAAAATTCCGCCAAGATTGGTGCTGTCTTTGTACCTGTTGGTGGTGGTGGGTTAGTTGCTGGTATTGGTGcatatttgaaaagaatTGCTCCtcatattaaaattgttggTGTAGAGACTTATGATGCTGCTACTTTAAAGACTTCCTTAGACAATGGTAAGAGAACTGAATTAAATACTGTTGGTACCTTTGCAGATGGTACTGCGGTTAAGATGATTGGTGAAGAAACATTTAGAGTCTCTAAGGATGTAGTTGATGAAATAGTTCTTGTCAATACTGATGAATTATGTGCTGCagttaaagatattttcGAAGATACAAGAAGTATTGTAGAACCATCAGGTGCACTCTCTGTAGCTGGgttgaaaaaatatgttCAACACCTACATCCAGAAATTGATCATTCTAAGCAAATCTACGTCCCAATTTTATCAGGTGCCAATATGAATTTTGATCGTTTAAGATTTGTTTCTGAAAGAGCTGTTCTTGGTGAAGGTAAAGAAGTGTTTTTCTTGGTGACCATCCCAGATACTCCTGGTTCATTTaaacaattacaaaaaatcaTTCATCCAAGAGCTGTCACTGAATTCTCATACCGTTATAACGAACACCGTCCTGAAATCAATAGTGATGCTACAAAAGAACAAGTACCAAAtgcttatatatatacatcCTTTAATGTTGTTGATAGAGAAAGAGAAGTTCCAGAGATTTTAAGCAAATTGAAAGCCATTGGATTTGATGCTATTGATATTTCCGATAATGAAATGGCCAAATCTCATGGTAGATATTTAGTCGGCGGTGCCTCTAAAGTACCCAATGAAAGAATTGTCTCATTTGAATTCCCAGAAAGACCAGGTGCGTTAACTAATTTCTTGGATCATTTAAGTGAATCGTGGAATTTGACATTATTCCATTATAGAAACCATGGTTCTGACGTCGGTAAAATCTTAACCGGTATTTCAGTTCCTGAAACTGATGAAGCagaattccaaaaattCTTGGATGATTTGGGTTACCGTTATGGCATAGAAACAGACAATATtgtatttcaaaaattattgaaattttaa
- the AIM10 gene encoding putative proline--tRNA ligase AIM10 (similar to Saccharomyces cerevisiae YER087W; ancestral locus Anc_7.368), whose translation MYKFLPKTKISYELGKNMTSHELMMSLGFIQQPKSGLVHWLPLGLRVLQKTENIIRKHMRLEDCIELQLSQLSVDDNWKQSGRWYNKEFFKIIDSKKNEYCLIPTCEEDINVLMKTYLKSYKDLPMIVYQITNKYRDELRPRGGLLRSKEFLMKDAYSFARTPEESMQIFDKMNAAYTRIFEEIGMPYHVAWADNGNMGGDCSKEYHYESEEGEDTLFKCDHCNNVSNVEKTESMPLKKEEDCEVDVQYGLSKDHLNLLCFYYPRGRQLNWNRCQEIVENDIDEGFIGKDEKVIIDTYLHKLGDDVIDQGVLRIIDARLTSTCKYPDFPINRYLKNNFITLDEESSIVEAADGEICSECGVGKLKSIRSIEVGHTFNIGRKYSETFGFQYINSEDKKCFVEMGCYGIGISRIVGSIGKINLDSKGFRWPSVIAPYQVSIVGKDEGRVDPVVDLLKENYEDEMLNLFKVDQLKKNGKMGIREQMMISEAIGVPICLVVGGRRSGANEVEMMVRGNKQVAAYNKVVSLDQLQGELKDVLEKV comes from the coding sequence ATGTATAAGTTTCTACCCAAGACTAAGATCTCCTATGAACTGGGGAAAAATATGACTAGTCATGAATTGATGATGTCATTGGGATTTATCCAGCAACCAAAGAGTGGATTAGTTCATTGGTTACCATTAGGTTTGAGAGTATTACAAAAGacagaaaatataattcgTAAACATATGAGATTAGAGGATTGTATTGAATTACAATTGAGTCAATTATCAGTAGATGATAATTGGAAACAATCAGGACGATGgtataataaagaatttttcaaaattattgattccaagaaaaatgaatattgtCTTATCCCCACCTGTGAGGAAGATATCAATGTGTTAATGAAGACGTATTTGAAAAGTTATAAAGATTTACCAATGATTGTATATCAAATTACTAATAAATATAGGGATGAATTACGACCTCGAGGAGGGTTATTAAGATCCAAAGAGTTTCTAATGAAAGATGCGTATTCATTTGCACGAACTCCTGAAGAAAGTATGCAAATATTTGACAAAATGAATGCTGCTTATACGCGAAtctttgaagaaattggaATGCCATACCATGTTGCATGGGCTGATAATGGGAACATGGGAGGAGATTGTAGTAAAGAATATCATTACGAGAGTGAAGAAGGTGAAGATACCTTGTTTAAATGTGATCATTGTAATAATGTTAGTAATGTGGAGAAAACAGAATCAATGCCCCTTaagaaagaagaagattgTGAAGTCGACGTCCAGTATGGGTTGAGTAAagatcatttaaatttattatgcTTCTATTACCCCAGGGGACGTCAATTGAATTGGAATCGATGCCAAGAGATTGTGGAGaatgatattgatgaagGGTTTATTGGGAAAGACGAAAAAGTGATAATTGATACTTATTTACACAAATTGGGGGATGATGTGATTGATCAAGGTGTATTGAGAATTATTGATGCGAGATTGACCTCTACATGCAAATACCCTGATTTTCCtattaatagatatttgaaaaataatttcattacattagatgaagaaagTAGTATTGTAGAGGCAGCGGATGGTGAGATCTGCAGCGAGTGTGGTGTGGGCAAATTAAAGAGTATACGTAGTATTGAAGTGGGTCATACGTTTAACATTGGCCGGAAATATAGTGAAACGTTTGGATTCcaatatattaattcaGAAGATAAGAAATGTTTTGTGGAGATGGGATGTTATGGGATCGGTATAAGTCGAATTGTTGGTAGTATTGGTAAGATCAATCTTGATTCGAAAGGGTTCCGTTGGCCCAGTGTAATTGCACCTTATCAAGTTTCAATTGTGGGTAAAGATGAAGGGAGGGTCGATCCTGTGGTAGATTTGTTAAAAGAGAACTACGAAGATGAAATgttgaatttatttaaagtcgatcaattgaagaagaatggTAAAATGGGGATACGAGAACAAATGATGATTTCCGAAGCCATTGGTGTACCAATTTGCTTGGTAGTAGGAGGGCGCCGTAGTGGTGCTAACGAAGTAGAAATGATGGTTAGGGGGAATAAACAAGTGGCAGCATATAACAAGGTTGTTAGTTTGGATCAATTGCAAGGGGAATTGAAAGATGTGTTGGAAAAAGTGTGA
- the TBLA0C05060 gene encoding uncharacterized protein (similar to Saccharomyces cerevisiae MMR1 (YLR190W); ancestral locus Anc_7.366) — protein sequence MPNEIKGRKSFKGDRYQMIRIESGSNADTVKTSSSSMNGLKNSINIDDTTLEKIAQYRKLLKKTNPSSRNEVKNELDVIRLLQNSLLHQDHKRESHSEDISVPLIMKNTTNVSTEKKRRSSITEESILSGTTYYNQNTNSTTNTTSASKNRNRFSFVSSNDTEFDEFLFHEDITLNLQNNDENENDYIRKVDELEMELNDLKLQYCLLKDTIDNKDHIIKPQESQTVLLRQQPETYTSTGNNNNNNNNRFKMKRITKSELDTLDASSLSSIDT from the coding sequence ATGCCAAATGAGATCAAGGGTAGGAAAAGTTTCAAAGGTGACAGGTACCAAATGATAAGGATAGAGAGTGGTAGTAATGCGGATACTGTTAAAACTTCTAGTAGTAGTATGAACGGGTTAAAAAACAGCATAAATATCGATGATACTACGTTGGAAAAGATAGCTCAATACCGGAAGCTGTTAAAGAAAACCAATCCAAGTAGTAGAAATGAAgtgaaaaatgaattggATGTGATCAGATTACTTCAGAACTCATTATTACATCAAGATCATAAACGTGAATCACATAGCGAGGACATTAGTGTACctttgataatgaaaaataccACAAATGTGTCTactgaaaaaaagagaagGTCATCGATAACTGAAGAGAGTATACTTAGTGGAACGACATattataatcaaaatacTAATTCTACAACTAATACAACTAGTGCTTCCAAAAATAGAAACCGGTTTAGTTTTGTTTCTTCTAATGATACTGAATTcgatgaatttttattccaTGAAGATATCactttaaatttacaaaataatgatgaaaatgaaaatgattatATTAGAAAAGTAGACGAATTAGAGATGGAAttgaatgatttaaaattacaatattGTCTGCTGAAAGATACAATAGATAATAAAGACCATATAATAAAACCCCAGGAGTCTCAAACGGTCTTACTTCGACAACAACCGGAAACTTACACAAGTAcaggtaataataataataataataataatagattcAAAATGAAACGAATAACGAAATCGGAGTTGGATACTCTTGATGCGAGTAGTTTAAGTAGTATAGATACATaa